In Salmo salar chromosome ssa03, Ssal_v3.1, whole genome shotgun sequence, a single genomic region encodes these proteins:
- the LOC106601339 gene encoding transforming growth factor beta receptor type 3 has translation MMVSATGWILFCLLLLGERTALDCGELQCSLSPAGEHHPVQGLLERFEAGPGCAARESGEKETHVIAVGRGTRSPDKQVTVLLRPLSLTHPPRQTLILVLSSKQPVRWWLEAERLPPDLPVLVQVSPNSTVQPYSLAVQVQPVPSLPFRPQALLRWAMYRHGSLSSLTHTASANRVYVRVGEDTTMPRVCQLQSLFLSHNYLTSDLQPQEVQGCAPVGGGDPEVHVIKLHSAGSGLCGSLQVEVTISLVPPVANAGWHKLVLILTSAVPVNWALTVPGLRGHISVYSSNSVSPLYPPEPGLTLTSMLTSDLSTTHDLLSWANQSGFPKVASYTEADLANHFVIRLAGGGTEGGPPVRMLDGRPPWVQERRLRQWLSEGGGRTSGGWEAVSVQCQDGRLNVAVDRHILQTLSLPVSEVTLRDPQCLAQSNSSHFLLAFPVISCGTEGLLQGEPRGVQYKNAVLLWRNKPLVAVGNETDEEPTEWTPLVIHFSCFAAVPSVPSLPVEQPTLQGPEPLPRARAGPLVSLQLFVTEGYEQRQTGPCTITADNRVYVELSAKGALGGGVEVRSCMVSPLSDPRVSPGWSVIRDSCSTDSSLTLSNMTHGQEDEEEEEDEEEFYEEEEEVPTVLSFRHPGRAWRNKAGLRKREHGGKRGRGGRAKRKESDGGMGGEEDQIHRLRFSFVLRPIYNNSVQFLHCRIRLCGPESVTQGPPTAIIQSGCLNPWGLRIPALVSRLPNQQCEYRNFSRPMLVYQPVGVARQLAPPAGQRGQMPSVSQLPKPIPAHSSSGVDTGSVLGIVFVAFLLGISLMGALWYIYSHTGAPPPTRRGGLIENTNPALLDSSNSSV, from the exons TTGACTGTGGGGAACTGCAGTGCTCTCTGTCTCCAGCGGGGGAGCATCACCCTGTGCAGGGGCTGTTGGAGCGCTTTGAGGCCGGCCCGGGCTGTGCAGCCAGAGAGAGCGGGGAGAAAGAGACCCATGTGATCGCTGTGGGGAGAGGGACACGCAGCCCTGACAAACAG gTGACTGTGCTCCTGAGACCCCTGTCTCTGACTCATCCCCCCCGTCAAACCCTCATCCTGGTACTGAGCTCCAAGCAACCAGTGCGCTGGTGGCTGGAGGCTGAGAGACTACCCCCGGATCTGCCTGTGCTGGTGCAG GTCTCTCCTAACTCTACAGTGCAGCCCTACAGTCTGGCTGTGCAGGTGCAGCCTGTGCCCTCTCTGCCTTTCCGTCCGCAGGCTTTGCTGCGCTGGGCAATGTATCGCCATGGctccctgtcctccctcacacacacagccagtgcCAACCGCGTCTACGTCCGCGTGGGCGAGG ATACCACCATGCCCCGCGTGTGCCAGCTGCAGTCTCTGTTCCTGTCACACAActacctgacctctgacctgcaGCCACAGGAAGTACAGGGCTGTGCTCCAGTTGGCGGAGGCGACCCAGAAGTACATGTCATCAAGCTCCATTCAGCAGGGTCAGGGCTTTGTGG ctctctgcaggtggAGGTGACTATTTCTCTGGTGCCCCCAGTGGCCAATGCTGGGTGGCACAAGTTGGTGCTGATCCTCACTAGTGCCGTTCCAGTCAACTGGGCTCTCACAGTCCCAGGGCTCCGGGGACACATCTCTGTCTAT TCCTCCAACAGCGTGTCCCCACTCTACCCTCCAGAGCCTGGCCTGACACTGACTAGCATGCTCACCTCTGACCTCTCTACCACCCATGACCTTTTGAGCTGGGCCAATCAGAGTGGCTTTCCCAAAGTGGCCTCATACACAGAGGCTGACCTGGCCAATCACTTTGTGATCAGACTGGCTGGGGGAGGGACAG AAGGTGGCCCCCCTGTGCGTATGCTGGATGGCAGGCCCCCTTGGGTCCAGGAgcgcaggctgagacagtggctgAGTGAGGGAGGTGGAAGGACCAGTGGGGGCTGGGAGGCCGTCAGTGTGCAGTGTCAGGACGGACGACTCAACGTGGCCGTGGACAGACACATTCTGCAG ACCCTGTCTCTCCCGGTGTCAGAGGTGACACTGCGGGATCCTCAGTGCCTGGCCCAGTCCAACAGCAGCCATTTCTTGTTGGCATTCCCGGTCATTTCCTGTGGGACTGAAGGGCTGCTGCAGGGAGAGCCCAGAGGGGTACAGTACAAAAACGCg GTTTTGCTATGGAGAAACAAGCCTCTGGTTGCCGTGGGCAATGAGACAGACGAGGAGCCCACAGAGTGGACTCCACTGGTCATACAT TTCAGCTGTTTTGCTGCAGTCCCCAGTGTCCCAAGCCTTCCTGTGGAGCAGCCCACTCTGCAGGGGCCGGAGCCCCTCCCAAGGGCCAGGGCCGGCCCACTGGTCTCACTGCAGCTGTTTGTTACAGAGGGCTATGAGCAGAGGCAGACCGGTCCTTGTACCATCACCGCTGACAACCGTGTCTATGTGGAG CTTTCCGCCAAGGGAGCTCTTGGTGGGGGTGTGGAGGTGCGGTCCTGCATGGTGTCTCCCCTATCAGACCCCCGTGTGTCCCCTGGCTGGTCAGTCATTAGAGACAGCTGCTCCACTGACTCCTCACTGACACTCAGCAACATGACACATGGccaagaggatgaggaggaagaggaggatgaggaggaattttatgaagaggaagaggaggtaccTACAGTCCTATCATTCAGGCATCCAGGAAGGGCTTGGAGGAACAAAGCAGGATTGAGAAAAAGAGAACACGGTGGGAAGAGGGGACGAGGAGGACGAGCCAAAAGGAAGGAGAGCGAtggaggaatgggaggagaggaggaccagATACACAGGCTGAGGTTCAGTTTTGTCCTTCGGCCCATCTACAACAACTCTGTCCAGTTCCTGCACTGTCGCATCCGTCTGTGTGGCCCTGAGTCAGTGACCCAGGGGCCTCCAACGGCCATAATACAGAGTGGCTGTCTGAATCCCTGGGGCCTCCGTATCCCTGCCCTCGTATCTAGACTACCCAACCAACAG tgTGAGTACAGAAACTTCTCCAGACCCATGCTGGTCTATCAGCCTGTTGGTGTGGCCAGACAGCTGGCGCCACCTGCTG gtCAGAGAGGTCAAATGCCCAGTGTGTCTCAGCTACCCAAGCCTATCCCAGCCCACAGCA GCTCTGGGGTAGACACAGGCTCAGTGTTGGGGATTGTGTTTGTTGCTTTCCTTCTGGGCATCAGCCTGATGGGGGCGCTGTGGTACATCTACTCTCACACAG GGGCTCCTCCACCAACCAGAAGAGGGGGCCTGATCGAGAATACTAACCCTGCCTTATTAGACTCTTCCAACAGCTCTGTGTAG